Genomic window (Macrobrachium nipponense isolate FS-2020 chromosome 35, ASM1510439v2, whole genome shotgun sequence):
TTTTGTCAAACCGAGGACCTCATTTTGCTTCAGAGAGAGCTCATTCTCCAGGCGGAGGATCTCTCTATCCCTCCGGAGGTTGTGGGCTTTACCGTCCTCCAACTCCCTCCTTTTGTCAGCTAATTCTTCCCTGCATAGATCGAGCTGCTTCCAATTTTCTTGGGCCATCTTTTTCTCAACGGTAAGGACTTGCAATTGATTTTCCAAACCATTCCTCTGGAAGATCAGGTCCTCGCTTTCCTTCTGTAGACTTTCGATGCTATTCTGCTTCCTTCTATTATCTTCTCGCAATTTCTTCAAGTCTTCATTTTTCTTGAgtagttcatttttcatttcggtTAGACTGTTTTCCTGCTGCTGCAGATCTCGACGCAACGTTTCCTTTTCCATGTCGAGAACTGCGACCGTGTTTTCCAAAATGATGAGGGAGGAGTCTTTGTCCTCGTTCTCTCTTCTTAGCGTCTCTGTCTCCTGCGCCTTCAGCGCTATCGCTCTTCTGAGCTCTTCCATTTCGGCTGGCATTGAGAGGAGTTGCCTATCCTTCTCATGATTGAGACGTTCCAGTTCTGTTATACTGCGTGCCAGCTTCGTTCCTTCTTCAGTCAGGCCCTCTACCTTTTTTCTCAGTTCGTCTGCTAATCGAACCCTCTCTTCGAGCTCTTCCTGAAGCGTCGAGATGATTGCATTTATCTGGATTGCTCCCTGGGTCGTTTGGCTGGGTAAATGCGATGTCTCTTCACAAGCTGAAACAGAGACGTCTTCACTAGCCGATTTTTCGTCTTCTTCACAGTCTTGCTGATCGTCGTTCATATCGTCGTGCACATCTTCATTCATACTGTCGTCCATATCATCATTTAAATGCTTGTCCTCTTCAGTTATGG
Coding sequences:
- the LOC135208372 gene encoding paramyosin, long form-like, which translates into the protein MVCIKPKMFLTLLSLVLNQCFAFAAGFPREKAVYINLVVLSIEVFMLLGFCMDIVRFFNDFMALDNCPSLAITEEDKHLNDDMDDSMNEDVHDDMNDDQQDCEEDEKSASEDVSVSACEETSHLPSQTTQGAIQINAIISTLQEELEERVRLADELRKKVEGLTEEGTKLARSITELERLNHEKDRQLLSMPAEMEELRRAIALKAQETETLRRENEDKDSSLIILENTVAVLDMEKETLRRDLQQQENSLTEMKNELLKKNEDLKKLREDNRRKQNSIESLQKESEDLIFQRNGLENQLQVLTVEKKMAQENWKQLDLCREELADKRRELEDGKAHNLRRDREILRLENELSLKQNEVLGLTKGTESIVAQMANGKINEMTRKVVQLEFELAEMKEELETM